One genomic window of Mustela erminea isolate mMusErm1 chromosome 13, mMusErm1.Pri, whole genome shotgun sequence includes the following:
- the LOC116571475 gene encoding LOW QUALITY PROTEIN: pyridoxal phosphate phosphatase PHOSPHO2-like (The sequence of the model RefSeq protein was modified relative to this genomic sequence to represent the inferred CDS: substituted 1 base at 1 genomic stop codon) has translation MKILLVFDFDNTIIDDNSDTWIVXCAPEKKLPIELQDSYEKGFWTEFMGRVFKYLGDEGVREDEMKRAVTSMPFTLGMVELLNFIRKNKDKFDCIIISDSNSVFIDWVLEATSFHDVFDKVFTNPAAFDSDGHLTVESYHAHSCNRCPKNLCKNVVLVEFVDKQLQQGVNYTQIVYIGDGGNDVCPEW, from the coding sequence ATGaaaattttgcttgtttttgactTTGACAATACAATCATAGATGATAATAGTGACACCTGGATTGTATAGTGTGCTCCAGAGAAAAAGCTTCCTATTGAACTACAAGATTCTTATGAAAAAGGATTTTGGACAGAATTTATGGGCAGAGTCTTTAAGTATTTGGGAGATGAAGGTGTAagagaagatgaaatgaaaagagCAGTGACATCAATGCCTTTCACTCTAGGGATGGTGGAGCTTTTGAACTTTATAAGAAAGAACAAGGATAAATTTGACTGCATCATTATTTCAGATTCAAATTCAGTCTTCATAGATTGGGTTTTAGAAGCTACCAGTTTTCATGATGTGTTTGATAAAGTGTTTACAAATCCAGCAGCTTTTGATAGTGATGGTCATCTCACTGTGGAAAGTTACCATGCCCATTCTTGCaacaggtgccccaaaaatctttgcaaaaatgtAGTTTTGGTAGAGTTTGTAGATAAACAGCTACAACAGGGAGTGAATTATACACAAATTGTTTATATAGGTGATGGTGGAAACGATGTCTGTCCTGAATGGTAA